tgaatcaggaaccgacaaggaataagatgaaagtgtttttaaattgatttcgaaaatttaattttgatcataatttttaattttttaattttcagagcttgtttttaatccaaatataacatatttatatgtttttggaataagaaaatgatgaagaataagatgaacgtaaatttggatcgttttataaaaaaattattttttatacaaattttcagatttttaatgaccaaagtcattaattaatttttaaaccaccaagctgaaatgctataccgaactccggccttcgtcgaagattgcttggccaaaatttcaatcaatttgattgaaaaatgagggtgtgacagtgccgcctcaacttttacaaaaagccggatatgacgtcatcaaagacatttatcgaaaaaaagaaaaaaacgtccggggatatcatacccagaaactctcatgtcaaatttcataaagatcggtccagtagtttactctgaatcgctctacacacacgcacgcacacacacacacacacacacacacacacacacacacacacacacacacacacacacacacacacacacacacacacacacacacacacacacacacacacaatcaatcaatcaatcaatgaggcttatatcgcgcatattccgtgggtacagttctaggcgctctgcagtgatgccgtgtgagatgaaattttacggccagtaattgcagccatttcggcgcatatttacctttcacggcctattattccaagtcacacgggtataggtagacaattattaactgtgactaagcaatttttgccaggaaagacctttttgtcaatcgtgggatctttaacgtgcacacccaatgtagtgtacacgggggggagttcggacaccgaagagagtctgcacacaaatttgactctgaaataaatttccgccgaacctgggatcgaactcacgctgacagcggccaactgaatacaaatccagcgcgctaccaactgagctatacaccacgaccctcgtctcgattccccctctatgttaaaacatttagtcaaaacttgactaaatgtaaacaagtcgcgtaaggcgaaattactacatttagtcaagctgtggaactcacagaatgaaattgaacgtagtccgccgctagtgcaaaaggcagtgaaagtgacgagcctgtttggcgctgtagcggttgcgctgtgcttcattgcacgctttactgtacctctcttcgttttaactttctgagcgtgttttaatccaaacgcatatcatatctattatgtttttggaatcaggaaccgacaaggaataagatgaaagtgtttttaaattgatttcgaaaatttaattttgatcataatttttaatttttttaattttcagagcttgtttttaatccaaatataacatatttatatgtttttggaatcagaaaaggatgaagaataagatgaacgtaaatttggatcattttataaaaaaaatattttttatacaatttttagatttttaaagaccaaagtcattaattaatttttaagtcaccaagctgaaatgcaataccgaagtccggccttcgtcgaagattgcttggccaaaatttcaatcaatttgattgaaaaatgagggtgtgacagtgccgcctcaacttttacaaaaagccggatatgacgtcatcaaagacatttatcgaaaaaaagaaaaaaacgtccggggatatcatacccagaaactctcatgtcaaatttcataaagatcggtccagtagtttactctgaattgctctacacacacacacgcacacacacacacacacacatacaccatgaccctcgtctcgattcaccctctatgttaaaacatttagttaaaacttgactaaatgtaaaaacaggaaGAACCACCCCAACGTTGACGTTCTGCTCCTATCTGCTCGGGTTGATTCCTAGAAGGGAGAGAACACGTTTTTCGTGGAAGGTTTGCTGTCATTAACTTTGTTGCCTCCCTTGCTTCAATACGtccaatcacacaaacacacgaattCAGTGCAAAGTCAGTTTTACTTAAAATGCTTATGTTTAACAGAAAAGTGTCggacaaatccaaaaacaagtaATTTTACTTAAaacatctttgatttttttattgCCATCATTTCATATATTTATTAACATTTTACTCTAAGTCTCATTTGAATGGCCATGTCAAAATGTTGCATTAAGTAGTAATTAGCCTTATCTGCAAGTGTTTTTAAAAGAtccgtctttttttttttcggcgATTGTATCACCATTTTGTCTTGAAGCAGGCGTACTGTGCACTCGTGCTTTTGAGGATGAATTCAAACTTTCGTCGCTTACAAACGCTTACCAGTGTAATTGAAACCtaaatgaataaacaaaacaaaaagaaactgtTTGAGGTCCttagataaaataaaacaagaagtaaaattaaaaagagagagagagagagagagagagagagagagagagagagagagagagagagagagagagagagagagagagagagagagagagagagagagagagagtgtcgctgatggggtctatgtccaccaaaagagtgggattccctgtagatggagttcctggagggggattccctgtatacagggaataccacaggatttagttcctgtagcgtgtcgctgatatcgctgaaagtcacgtgatgcttggcgacatcggtaaaatttgatgtttttcaatattttttgatatttcttagaaattcgagtatggtttgcaagttttattgaaaaactccaccctgtgggattccctgtcgacatagaccccatcagcgggAGTGTCTCATAGCCAAACAACCATACAGGCGATCTGTCTTCTCCCTCGCATCACCTGCCCACCCCGACCCCCAACCATCCcaacttgacacacacacacacacacacacacacacacacaaatcactgGCCGTAAGTTCAGCCAGTTGTTTATGACTTTTTGTTGTGAGAGCGCCTGCAAGTACTCTACACCGACGACACCGCCATTGCCACGACAACAAATCCGCCGACAGATCTCCCGAGATTTACACCTCTGTGTTTCCACCTTATCTGGGCCGACCAGCCGGGAGCAGCAGCGGCAGCATTAACTGCTGAGTTATATATCTATAGTCTACGTGTATCTCAGGGGCATTAACACGAGAAGACCTGGAGTAATACAATCGACCATGGctaataagtgtgtgtgtgtgtgtgtgtgtgtgtgtgtgtgtgtgtgtgtgtgtgtgtgtgtgtgtgtgtgtttgccgtgtgtgtgtgacggtgtgtgtatgtgtatgtgtatgtgtatgcgtatgtgtatgtgtatgtgtatgtgtatgtgtgaagcTCTCAGCTTCACACAAACAACATATTCCTCCAGTTCACAAGTGTCTCTCAGTAGTGTCTCTCAGACGTTACAACTTGAAGGACACAACGTTGTCATCGATGCCGAACCCTCATGAACCATAGAATGGACACCGCCCTGTGGGTGAAGACGCTCGCTGGACCTGTTGTGCTCATGGTCACGTTGACACCATCGTGTGCCTCCATGGCAGCTTGATACAGCACTGTGCGGTTCTTTAGATATGCAGTTAACGACTGTCCTCCTTTCCTCCTCCTTCAGCATGTTGAAACACCATGTTTGGCTCAATTCTGAGAACTTCACTGCCAGGAAGTGCGAGTTATTCAGAGCGGAAGTAGTCTTGGCAATGATATGATAATGTCCGTCACGACCATCTAGAAGCATGAAATATTATCAACTAGGAGCGGAAGTAGTCTTGGCAATGATATGATAATGTCCGTCACGACCATCTAGAAGCATGAAATATTATCAACTAGGAGCGGAAGTAGTCTTGGCAATGACATGATAATGTCCGTCACGACCATCTAGAAGCATGAAATATTATCAACTAGGAGCGGAAGTAGTCTTGGCAATGATATGATAATGTCCGTCACGACCATCTAGAAGCATGAAATATTATCAACTAGGAGCGGAAGTAGTCTTGGCAATGATATGATAATGTCCGTCACGACCATCTAGAAGCATGAAATATTATCAACTAGGAGCGGAAGTAGTCTTGGCAATGACATGATAATGTCCGTCACGACCATCTAGAAGCATGAAATATTATCAACTAGGAGCGGAAGTAGTCTTGGCAATGATATGATAATGTCCGTCACGACCATCTAGAAGCATGAAATATTATCAACTAGGAGCGGAAGTAGTCTTGGCAATGATATGATAATGTCCGTCACGACCATCTAGAAGCATGAAATATTATCAACTAGGAGCAGAAGTAGTCTTGGCAATGATATGATAATGTCCGTCACGACCATCTAGAAGCATGAAATATTATCAACTAGGAGCGGAAGTAGTCTTGGCCATGATATGATAATGTCCGTCACGACAATCTAGAAGCATGAAATATTATCAACTAGGAGCGCTCGCTCGTAAAGTGGgataaagaaaaagagattcagattcaaaactttattgCAAATGGATGAaagttttagagagagagagagagagagagagagagagagagagagagagagagagagagagaggggggggagagaatgagagggacagaaacagacagaaaagacacagacagacagacagacacacagacacacacacacacacgcacgcacacacgtacgtgcacacacacacacacacacacacacacacacacgcacgcacgcgcgcgcgcgcgcacacacacacacacacacacacacacaaatcttcgCCCATCTCTGCCAGCGCATGCCATGAGTGTACATCGAGCTAGATGAATGTCGCGAATGTTGGGCAAATCAAAGTACAAAATACACACATCCGCTGGACATACGCACATGATTTTTCAAACCTAGGTATGGAGTAGTGTGGTCTAAATAAAGGGCAAATGACAGTCACTGTTGCTTGATATGACGGCACTATATAGATGCTGACATCTCGGTCCAGGAACACGTTTCGTAAATCTGTCTTGCAGAATCGCAAAGCACTGCTTCCAATGACCGCAATCCTTTGTACACAGACAACAAAATAAAGCCGAAATGAATAAATCAGTGTCAGAAAGCGAAGAAGAccagcaacaaaaaacaacgaAAACCTGCAAAGTTGAGATGTGTTGAAAGCTTCGCGTTTCTTCTCGTTATTGATTAACCTTTCCGCCGTCAAGATCCCAACACGATTACAGACCGTCAACATCCCAACACGATTACAGACCGTCAACATCCCAACACGATTACAGACCGTCAAGATCCCAACACGATTACAGACCGTCAAGATCCCAACACGATTACAGACCGTCAAGATCCCAACACGATTACAGACCGTCAAGATCCCAACACGATTACAGACCGTCAACATCCCGACACGATTACAGACCACACGAGAAGAAGATACAAGAGCAgaagtaaaagagagagagagagagagagagagaaagagagagagagagacagagacagagagagagagagagagacagagagagagagagacagagagagagagagagagacagacagagagacagagagagacagagagagagagagagagagacagagagagagagagacagagagagacagagacagagagagagagacaaagagagaacggagagagagagagaaagggagagagagatgagagagagagagagagtaagagccagagagagagagagcgagagagagaaagagagagagagagagagcggagagagagagagagagaaagagagagagaggagagagagaaagagacagagagaaagagagagacagagagtaagagagacagagagtaagagagagacaaagagagagacagagagagagagagagagagagagagagagagagagagagagagagagagagagagagagagagagagagagagagagagagagagcaaatcaAATCGTGCAGATTGCGATCGACACGGATTTCTCTGACCGAACATACACCCTCTGTACTGCAAGAAGACACAGGAAAGAAAACCGAAGCAAATTAAACCGTGCATGTAATTCTTCATGGTGCGTCAGTTTTAACCACCAATGTGCGCCTGAATCTCCCCAATGGTGTTAGAAGGAATATTTGATGATGAGCAAGGCGGTGATTATTCTCCGTAGGAATCTTCCATTAATTGCTTCCAGGCCGTTCATATgcaactagaggaatacccggcttcgccggggtgaatcgcgagacagagacagacagcgtggcggttcatcacaatcacctctgcaggcgaagtcctgtcaaacgggattgagaattttagagcttatttcttagccctataattattatctgttgtggcttctcaaatgcctgaacatacagacagacaaaagccgctagaccccatcacaaacagaactctacaatccacaggtttttgcccacacacacacacacaaacacacacacagagaagccgtatatatatatatgtatatctatatctataaatatatagagataggtgagagtgtatttttcgcgtggctataaattgattcgaccttttcactttgacagtaagaacaacttacgggtgcaagggaagcgttctggacagcgcagtgacattctaaaaatagttactcagaaacgggaatttgaggtgaacggcgcgagacagagacagacagcgtggcggttcaccacaatcacctttgaaggcgaagtcctgtcaaacgggattgagaattttagagcttatttcttagccctatattatctgctgtggcttctcacatgccagaacatacagacagataatgatgataaaatcgtttatttaacgtcactctgtaaaaacattggcgacatttgtcttagattaagaacacacacaggcacgcacacaaattctccctttatgtacagtggttcaccaccctcccgccccccgcacactctcgctcatctaattaaaaatggtgttaagagatacttggatataaaatggtattttttaaaagttctgataaaaatatatagtagctgtatgagaagcaatggcgtcagccgcagcaacgtctcttcatatccagggaccaagtgggtgcgtgtgcataagtccagcgataagtttgggaccttgccacccaaggtctttattaaaacttaaaagataacttaatttttcctttgaggtatttggcagaatatttctatttgagttcataaactgagtcaggggttgaaagtggcatgagttcaaatcacactccaaagtcaaatgagcaatggtgaggtcggattgacaggtgcatttaagctctagaaattggtaactcccagcttctgcccttaggcggttaatcctttttattacacgtgggcatgcattataggtgttcatctgttttgatggggcttcccgaatgagccagccagagcttatagccttgtgcatatatttgttcctccattctctccagagaagagagtctgtaaggctactgatctcagaagcagacaatggcaggtctacctcggaggcgcctatgccttgggcagcttctttagcggctttgtccgctttctcgttgccaggcacgttcacgtgtgctggacaccagaccaggttaatctcgcttcctttttttataattttatttgccagctcctttatggcaatgacaagatcatgtctttttgatcttttgttagatctcaatgcttcaatggctgctttggagtcagagaatatagctatcttttgaggaggagtgttcttgagattgagatgaacaagcgacatgcagatggcaaggagctcagctgagaagatcgagtttctgttgcacagtttaaatttcccagtcatgtcatcgctggggattacaaaagctgcgccagccttcttgtcatccaacactgacccgtctgtgtaaacatgaacatggcctttgtatacagtatcaatgtgctcaagggcttgtatcctgagtaataactgatcatcctttgtagctgtgcaatattctgtgtcaaaattcatttctttcattgtccatgagggatcacgagatatggggttttgggccacatcatttgggtcgacactgatttcactaaagagtgaagcattgaattgagccagtgaggagaaagtagtgccaaagtgggcctttttgttttggacatgattgtaatgcggttgtagctcctcttttgttgagttttgcactgtgttggctcggacattgtaatctgcgcagcacttacgccgccacatgtcaagagggaggaatcctgcttggtggtatacaatggcctgctttgaatgccttgggtgtccgagggcaagccgaagggcacgacattccgctgactgtagcttatcaagccattttcgagccgacgagaagtaggcctcctgtccatatgatagtcttgatcttataagagctctggtgatgtttgttagaataactggacactttgcccatggttgggcagccagtattttaagaaggttgatggtcttatttgctttgcttaaaagatactttaagtgagcagtccatagtccatttgaggtgaaaactacgcccagatatttcacctgctgactgggtgagacaacagatttatctagtgagaactgtatcttttctcgatcttccagttttcggtttgtaaagacaacgaatacagttttctcggcagagagagtgaagccattctcccgcatatagttcgcaatgttatctatagctgtttgccactctttagagaatttgtgttctgttttataggttttgttttgatactctttgcatagagcaatatcatccgcataaagcgtcagttcggctccatgtgttttaattgtcgatatgtcatgcagcataatgctaaaaagcagtggtgctattactgagccctgtggcactcccatgtcaactttgcgagtggatgatttggcacctttataatcagtttgaaaggatctgttcagtagaaagctttttatgtattgaaacatattaccactgatgcctaattgcttcaatttgaacaacaatcgttggtgccatactgtatcgtaggcttttttgatgtcaaaaaagacagcaaagagagacttcttgcgtgagagagctttcttaattttagaggacagttttacaatgtgatccgagacacccctgcctcgacggaaaccggcttggcacaggggtattaccttttttctttccatttcatcttctagtctggattttagtattctttcatagattttgctcagatgggaggtcagagatatagggcgccagttggaagggttagctcttggttttccaggctttaaaatggggatcacaacagcctctttccaagctgtgggaatcaggccagacttccagcatgttgaataaaaatccagtaaaagatttaatccttggtttggtaaatgttgtatgacctgatAGTTTATTGGATCAGAACCACAGGCGGATCGGACTTTTGTCACCGATGCTATAGCCGTTTTCAGTTCTTGAATGGATAAGGGAGCATTTATTTTTAAGGAAGGGTTGAGTTCTGGGTCGTTTAAGTCCTGTTTATCCTCCCAGTTCTTACGGAAGAGTTCCTGCTCACATAACAGTTTATCTGTTTGGCTTGCTGCTGCAAAAATATCTGCAAACAGTTCTGCTTTTTCAGGAAagctttcatatttttttccttcgtgcataagaggacgttcagcctgcttgtgtctgcatttgaatttccttattttggtccaaatttttccagcatctctgtaatcgctcactttgctggacatgttttcaaaatattctttttttgctttgtctataattttgtcacattgttcttcagttgatttcatattgttgtggttttgtgcagacctgAAGCGATCATACTTCTCTTTTGCAGTTCTTTTTAACCTGATGGCTGTTCTGCATTCTTCTGTCCACCATGGGCTCTGATCAGTTCTACTGGGTCCGataaaaggttttgttttggggattgacaattccattgcattcagcaggtttgatcttagctgtttatatttgttgtcgATACTTTCTTGGGACTCTGGATTGCCATCCAAGAGGGTATGTGCATCGGCAGACTTAGTGACAGCGTCCTTGAAAACTGCCCAGTCCGCctttttataattgtattttaaggcttttgggcctggctctgtgtgtggtgATTTCCCAATAATGGATATCATGATTGGTAAGTGGTCGCTTTTTAATTTATCTGACACAACGCACCAGTCCGTTGTTAATCCGAGAGTGGGACTAACCAAGGTTATGTCAATGGCGGAGGGGTGTTGGTTTGAGATATCGGGTATTCTGGTTGCTGATCCGTCATTTAGTAAGTACACATTTGATTGCGTTATATAGGTGGCAAGGCTCTTTCCCACGGCACATGTCTGATCGGGGAAGTTGGCATCCCACAGGGGGTTTCGGCCATTAACATCTCCTCCGATCACCCAGGTGCGTCTTCCGTCGAGCTCTGGGAGCCAGCTGAAAATCGGGCCTTTGGTAATGTTTCTGTTATATATGTTTAATAAGAAGATGGATGGGCCATCATTCAGCAGAAGTTCAACtaggtttgaatgtat
This Littorina saxatilis isolate snail1 linkage group LG17, US_GU_Lsax_2.0, whole genome shotgun sequence DNA region includes the following protein-coding sequences:
- the LOC138952619 gene encoding uncharacterized protein, whose product is MKYYQLGALAHRQHPNTITDRQHPNTITDRQDPNTITDRQDPNTITDRQDPNTITDRQDPNTITDRQHPDTIQRVRETESKRETKRET